One genomic window of Capsicum annuum cultivar UCD-10X-F1 unplaced genomic scaffold, UCD10Xv1.1 ctg19112, whole genome shotgun sequence includes the following:
- the LOC124890496 gene encoding uncharacterized protein LOC124890496: MIDKKREKAAPPEEEEDCERIYSYEEKRVKAYINPDRQGCINWEKKNRSWEIQNGLIPTFEEEEMMQKPLILVCGKEEEGREEAKRKKAAPPEDWEKEYSYEEKMLKARLEKQGYGEWEKKHRLWEILNYLVPVAEGDKKEKQRQYEVRYLLALLSLRDPVIAKELLEKRLDKLL, translated from the coding sequence ATGATCGATAAGAAGAGGGAAAAAGCAGCACCACCTGAGGAGGAGGAGGATTGTGAAAGAATCTACTCGTACGAGGAGAAGAGGGTAAAAGCATATATCAATCCTGACAGACAAGGATGTATAAATTGGGAAAAGAAAAATCGATCATGGGAAATACAAAATGGTTTGATACCAACGTTCGAGGAGGAGGAGATGATGCAAAAACCCCTTATTCTTGTTTGTGGAAAGGAGGAGGAGGGAAGGGAGGAGGCCAAGAGAAAAAAAGCAGCACCACCTGAGGACTGGGAAAAAGAGTACTCATACGAGGAGAAGATGCTAAAAGCACGTCTTGAAAAACAAGGATACGGAGAGTGGGAAAAAAAGCATCGATTATGGGAAATACTAAATTATTTGGTACCAGTTGCCGAGGGTGATAAGAAGGAGAAGCAGAGGCAATATGAGGTTCGTTATTTATTGGCATTACTATCACTACGGGATCCCGTGATAGCAAAAGAGCTACTCGAAAAGAGGTTAGATAAACTTCTTTAA